Proteins encoded together in one Mycobacterium noviomagense window:
- a CDS encoding SDR family NAD(P)-dependent oxidoreductase, with product MAELKFDDRVAVITGAGRGLGRAYALLLASKGAKVVVNDIGASLTGNGVDAGPAQAVVDEIRAAGGEAVACTETVATPDGGKAIIEAALDHYGRIDILIHNAGNVRRASLKAMSSDDFDAVIDVHLRGAFHVVRPAFPLMCATHYGRIVLTSSIGGLYGNHGVANYAAAKAGVIGLSNVIALEGAAEGVQCNVIVPAAESRMAEGIDTSAYPPWGPELVAPVVGWLAHESCSITGEILIALAGRVAKAVVAESPGVYRPSWSVEQVGEDIDAIRDMTSPMVFPAVPDGHVEHIRYSFEMARAEARYG from the coding sequence ATGGCTGAACTCAAGTTCGACGATCGGGTAGCCGTCATAACCGGGGCGGGCCGCGGACTTGGCCGTGCCTACGCGCTGTTGCTGGCGTCGAAAGGAGCCAAAGTCGTTGTCAACGACATCGGCGCCAGCCTGACGGGGAACGGTGTCGACGCCGGACCCGCGCAAGCTGTTGTGGACGAGATCAGGGCAGCCGGCGGGGAAGCGGTCGCGTGCACGGAAACCGTTGCGACACCGGACGGCGGCAAGGCGATCATTGAGGCGGCTCTCGATCACTACGGACGTATCGACATCCTCATCCACAATGCAGGCAACGTCCGTCGGGCGTCGTTGAAAGCGATGAGCTCCGACGATTTCGATGCGGTCATCGATGTTCATCTGCGGGGCGCCTTCCATGTGGTGCGGCCCGCGTTCCCGTTGATGTGCGCCACGCACTACGGCCGCATCGTCTTGACGTCGTCGATCGGCGGGCTCTACGGCAACCACGGCGTTGCGAACTACGCCGCCGCCAAGGCCGGCGTTATCGGGTTGTCCAATGTCATCGCGCTGGAGGGCGCCGCCGAGGGTGTGCAGTGCAACGTCATCGTGCCGGCGGCAGAGTCGCGGATGGCCGAAGGCATTGACACGTCGGCCTACCCGCCGTGGGGCCCGGAGCTGGTGGCGCCGGTGGTGGGCTGGCTGGCCCACGAATCCTGTTCGATCACCGGCGAAATTTTGATTGCCCTCGCCGGGCGGGTGGCCAAAGCCGTTGTTGCCGAGAGCCCTGGCGTGTATCGCCCGTCATGGTCGGTTGAGCAAGTTGGCGAAGACATCGACGCGATCCGCGACATGACGTCGCCGATGGTGTTTCCGGCCGTTCCCGACGGTCACGTCGAGCACATCCGCTACAGCTTCGAGATGGCCCGGGCCGAGGCCCGCTATGGCTAG
- a CDS encoding CaiB/BaiF CoA transferase family protein — MAGVRVLDLTAMVMGPYCTQIMADMGADVIKVEPPEGDTTRYISVGPVPGMSGVFVNVNRGKRSVVLDLQTEAGKTALRALIETADVFIHSMRAKAIARLGFSYDEVVAVNPAIIYTNCYGYGRRGPDRDLPAYDDTIQAECGLPAVQKQLTGEASYVGTIMADKVAGLTALYATMMALFHRERTGQGQEVEVSMFETLASFMLVEHANGAIFDPPLGPAGYPRALAPNRRPYRTSDGYIAALIYTDKHWAAFIDAVRPAWASDQYATLEQRARQIDSVYALVAETMQERTTEEWLKLFRELEIPAAPIRTPGALFDNPQLNAVGLFETVDTPHGRMRFPGVPTWFSRTPGRVAGPAPELGADTSAVLDEVGLAPVSASRRKSTGHADGKEAFASARPRKET, encoded by the coding sequence CTGGCCGGAGTGCGGGTGCTCGATCTGACCGCGATGGTGATGGGCCCCTACTGCACCCAGATCATGGCCGACATGGGCGCTGACGTGATCAAAGTCGAGCCGCCGGAGGGCGATACGACCCGCTACATTTCGGTCGGACCGGTGCCCGGGATGAGCGGTGTCTTCGTCAACGTCAACCGCGGCAAGCGCAGCGTCGTCTTGGATCTGCAGACCGAAGCCGGCAAGACCGCGCTGCGGGCGCTGATCGAAACCGCGGACGTGTTCATCCATTCGATGCGCGCCAAGGCGATCGCTCGGCTCGGATTCAGTTATGACGAGGTCGTCGCCGTCAACCCGGCCATCATCTACACCAACTGCTACGGCTACGGCCGGCGCGGGCCCGACCGCGACCTGCCCGCCTATGACGACACCATCCAGGCCGAATGCGGGTTGCCCGCTGTCCAAAAGCAATTGACCGGCGAGGCAAGCTATGTCGGCACGATCATGGCCGACAAAGTGGCCGGCCTGACGGCGCTCTACGCCACCATGATGGCGCTGTTTCACCGCGAACGAACCGGCCAAGGGCAAGAGGTCGAGGTCAGCATGTTCGAGACCTTGGCCTCGTTCATGCTCGTCGAGCACGCCAACGGCGCCATCTTCGATCCGCCGCTCGGGCCCGCCGGCTACCCTCGAGCCTTGGCACCCAACCGGCGGCCCTACCGCACCAGCGACGGCTATATCGCCGCGCTGATCTACACCGACAAACATTGGGCCGCTTTCATCGACGCCGTGCGGCCCGCCTGGGCCAGCGACCAGTACGCGACACTCGAGCAGCGAGCACGCCAGATCGACTCCGTTTACGCCTTGGTGGCCGAGACAATGCAGGAGCGGACCACCGAGGAGTGGTTGAAGCTGTTCCGCGAGCTGGAGATACCTGCTGCGCCGATCCGCACACCGGGTGCACTGTTCGACAACCCGCAACTCAACGCTGTCGGGTTGTTCGAGACCGTCGACACCCCGCACGGTCGGATGCGCTTTCCCGGTGTGCCGACGTGGTTTTCGCGCACACCGGGCCGCGTCGCCGGCCCGGCACCGGAGCTGGGTGCAGACACCAGCGCGGTGCTCGACGAAGTTGGCCTGGCACCAGTTAGCGCGAGCAGACGCAAAAGCACCGGACACGCCGACGGAAAAGAGGCTTTTGCGTCTGCTCGCCCACGAAAGGAGACGTGA
- a CDS encoding thiamine pyrophosphate-binding protein — protein MGVPVYKRILDLFEVEGVNTLFGIPDPNFVHMFREAEARGWTVVAPHHEESAGFMAEAVSRMTGKPGLCIGTLGPGVANLAGAMMCAKVENSPVIFLGGQRARITERRVRRGRIQFVQQERLFAPSVKFSASIEYADQTDELVHEAIRRAMSGTPGPAYIEYPAHVITQELEVAEPLSPNAYRLVNQGAGAPEIARAAALIRDAKAPILLVGHAVHTSRSGPAVKALADVMACPVIQTSGGTSFIAGLEDRTFPYGFSSAAVEAVVTSDLCVALGTELGEPVHYGTTRHWADNNAHRKWIYVEQDPLAIGVNRPVDVALVGDLRGVVPQLIEALRDKPRTPSADLERWIKQDVEHVAELAETAPSGQTPIHTARFVVEATKAFPKAGIMVRDGGATVIFQWTYSQAKPHDVIWNQNFGHLGTGLPYAVGASVADGGKRPVMLLTSDSSFLFHIAELETAARLKLPLVCVVGVDHQWGLEVGVYKRTFEQPSSQPGVHWSKNVRFDKIAEGLGCHGEYVEKDDDIAPAIKRAYASGRPAVVHVCIDPKVNSEEMPNYGEFRTWYAEGTQ, from the coding sequence ATGGGCGTACCGGTCTACAAGCGCATTCTCGATCTGTTCGAGGTCGAGGGCGTGAACACGCTGTTCGGCATCCCCGACCCGAACTTCGTGCACATGTTCCGTGAAGCCGAAGCGCGTGGCTGGACGGTGGTTGCGCCGCATCACGAGGAAAGCGCGGGCTTCATGGCCGAAGCGGTGTCGCGCATGACCGGCAAGCCCGGTCTGTGCATCGGCACGCTGGGGCCCGGTGTGGCCAACCTGGCCGGAGCGATGATGTGCGCCAAGGTCGAAAACTCGCCGGTGATCTTCCTCGGCGGCCAGCGGGCACGCATCACTGAACGTCGAGTGCGCCGCGGACGCATCCAATTCGTCCAGCAGGAACGGCTTTTCGCGCCGTCGGTCAAGTTCAGCGCCTCGATCGAGTACGCCGACCAGACCGACGAGCTCGTGCACGAGGCCATCCGGCGTGCGATGTCCGGTACCCCGGGCCCGGCCTACATCGAATACCCCGCGCACGTGATCACCCAAGAGCTCGAGGTGGCAGAACCGTTGTCGCCCAACGCCTACCGGCTCGTCAACCAGGGCGCCGGCGCGCCGGAGATCGCTCGAGCGGCGGCGCTGATCCGCGACGCCAAGGCGCCGATCCTGCTGGTCGGTCACGCTGTGCACACGTCACGCAGCGGTCCTGCGGTCAAGGCGCTCGCCGATGTGATGGCGTGCCCGGTGATCCAGACCTCCGGCGGCACTTCGTTCATTGCTGGGCTTGAAGACCGCACCTTCCCTTACGGTTTCTCGTCGGCGGCGGTCGAGGCGGTGGTCACATCGGATCTATGCGTGGCACTCGGAACCGAGCTCGGTGAACCCGTCCATTACGGCACCACCCGCCACTGGGCCGACAACAACGCCCACCGCAAATGGATCTACGTCGAGCAGGACCCGTTGGCGATCGGAGTGAACCGGCCGGTCGACGTGGCGCTGGTGGGAGACCTGCGTGGCGTCGTGCCCCAACTGATCGAGGCACTCAGAGACAAACCACGCACACCGTCGGCCGATCTCGAACGCTGGATCAAACAGGACGTCGAGCACGTGGCCGAACTGGCCGAAACCGCGCCGAGCGGCCAAACCCCCATCCACACGGCACGTTTCGTGGTCGAAGCGACCAAGGCCTTCCCGAAGGCCGGCATCATGGTGCGTGACGGCGGCGCCACGGTCATCTTCCAGTGGACCTATTCACAGGCCAAGCCGCACGACGTCATCTGGAACCAGAACTTCGGCCACCTCGGCACCGGGCTGCCCTACGCGGTCGGCGCGTCGGTCGCCGACGGCGGCAAGCGGCCGGTCATGCTGCTGACCAGCGACTCGTCGTTCCTGTTCCATATCGCTGAACTGGAGACCGCCGCGCGGCTGAAACTGCCGTTGGTCTGTGTGGTCGGCGTCGACCACCAGTGGGGCCTCGAAGTCGGGGTCTACAAGCGCACCTTCGAGCAGCCGTCGTCACAGCCGGGCGTGCACTGGAGCAAGAACGTGCGCTTCGACAAGATCGCCGAGGGGCTGGGCTGCCACGGCGAGTACGTCGAGAAAGACGACGACATCGCCCCGGCAATCAAACGGGCCTACGCGAGCGGCAGACCCGCTGTCGTCCATGTCTGCATCGATCCCAAAGTCAATTCGGAAGAAATGCCCAACTACGGCGAATTCAGAACCTGGTACGCCGAGGGAACTCAGTAG
- a CDS encoding aldehyde dehydrogenase family protein has translation MREYVKFYIDGQWVDPVRPNPFDIENPATQQITGKISLGSAADVDVAVNAARRAFATWSQSSREERLDLLQAILAEYQRRADDLAGAVTEEMGAPPSLAAGPQVQLGLGHLMTAIDVLKNFSFEEQHGATLVVKEPIGVCGLITPWNWPLNQIAVKVYPALATGCTMILKPSEVAPYSAYIFTEILDAAGVPAGVYNLVNGDGPGVGVALSRHPDIDMVSFTGSTRAGIDVAANAAPTVKRVTQELGGKSPNIVLDDAEFENSVRAGVVNMMLNTGQSCNAPSRMLVPKSRMAEAVAIAREAAEQVKVGDPDDSRAIGPLASRAQFDKVQRLIQKGIDEGAMLVTGGTGRPDGLDTGYYVKPTVFADVTNDMTIAREEIFGPVLCMIGYDDIDHAIEIANDTDYGLAGYVSGADLDKARTVARRIRAGWVTINHAFDMNAPFGGYKGSGNGREWSEFGFHEYLEIKSVLGHAPEKAAG, from the coding sequence ATGCGCGAATATGTGAAGTTCTACATCGATGGTCAGTGGGTCGATCCCGTGCGACCTAACCCTTTCGACATCGAAAATCCCGCTACTCAACAGATCACCGGCAAAATCTCACTTGGTTCGGCCGCCGACGTCGACGTGGCGGTGAATGCGGCCCGAAGGGCGTTCGCCACATGGTCGCAAAGCAGCCGCGAAGAGCGCCTTGATCTTCTGCAAGCGATTCTCGCGGAATACCAAAGACGCGCTGACGACCTTGCAGGAGCAGTGACGGAGGAGATGGGTGCGCCGCCATCGTTGGCCGCTGGGCCGCAGGTGCAGCTCGGCCTCGGTCACCTGATGACTGCCATAGATGTGCTGAAGAACTTTTCGTTCGAGGAACAGCACGGTGCAACCCTGGTGGTCAAGGAGCCGATCGGGGTATGCGGGCTGATCACACCGTGGAACTGGCCGCTCAACCAGATCGCAGTCAAGGTGTACCCGGCACTGGCGACCGGCTGCACGATGATCTTGAAGCCTTCGGAGGTTGCGCCCTACTCGGCATACATCTTCACCGAAATCCTCGATGCCGCAGGCGTTCCAGCAGGGGTATACAACCTGGTCAATGGCGACGGCCCGGGCGTGGGGGTGGCGCTGTCCCGTCACCCCGACATCGACATGGTTTCGTTTACCGGTTCCACCCGCGCCGGCATCGACGTGGCTGCAAACGCCGCCCCGACGGTGAAGCGAGTGACCCAGGAACTGGGGGGCAAGAGCCCGAACATCGTCCTGGACGATGCGGAATTCGAGAACAGCGTCCGTGCCGGCGTGGTCAACATGATGCTGAACACCGGCCAGAGCTGTAACGCGCCGTCGCGCATGCTGGTGCCTAAATCACGCATGGCCGAAGCGGTCGCAATTGCCCGCGAAGCCGCCGAACAGGTGAAGGTCGGCGACCCCGATGACAGCCGTGCAATCGGACCGCTTGCCTCAAGAGCGCAGTTCGACAAGGTTCAGCGCTTGATCCAAAAGGGTATCGACGAGGGCGCCATGCTGGTCACCGGCGGCACCGGCCGGCCAGATGGACTGGACACCGGCTACTACGTCAAGCCCACCGTCTTTGCCGACGTCACCAATGACATGACCATCGCCCGCGAGGAAATCTTCGGGCCGGTGCTGTGCATGATCGGTTACGACGACATCGACCACGCGATCGAAATTGCCAACGACACAGACTACGGTCTGGCCGGATACGTTTCGGGAGCCGACCTCGACAAGGCGCGCACCGTTGCGCGCCGGATCCGTGCTGGCTGGGTGACAATCAACCACGCCTTCGACATGAACGCGCCTTTCGGCGGCTACAAGGGAAGCGGCAACGGTCGCGAATGGAGTGAGTTCGGCTTCCACGAGTACTTGGAGATCAAAAGCGTCCTTGGCCACGCGCCCGAAAAGGCGGCAGGTTAG
- a CDS encoding acyltransferase family protein translates to MVAGAARRPRWVAPVPELAHHRPGSGIAALDGLRAVAVTLVLLEHGGVPGMGGGFIGVDIFFVLSGFLITSLLLDELGRTGRIGLSGFWIRRARRLLPALVLMVLTVGIARDLLPQEAVAGLRGDAIAAFVWLANWRFVAQKTDYFTQGATPSPLQHTWSLGVEEQYYFLWPLLLIAVAVLLAAWAKHYRLWATLAGVRFLVFLIAALGAASSAAAVMVVSSEAAHDRIYFGTDTRAPALLAGAAASALLVRDWSALNRGRCMIRNRWAKWATRVLPVVGLVALAAAAHFARGSAQEFRHGLLIAVALAAAAVIAPVALNQRAVLARVLSCPPLVWLGTISYGIYLWHWPVFLALNGERTGWSGWRLFAVRCAVTVGVAAVSWWVVEQPIRRWRPMRVPLLPLAGATVGSAVAATLLIVPVGMGPRAGVDSSLPPGVSSVAAVSPSPPVVPVHPVGQRNPNRPFTVSVFGDSIAWTLMHYLPSTPGFHFVDHTVIGCSLVRGGPYRYLGQTLDQKPECENWPSRWSAQIAADQPDVALLIIGRWETVDRVNEGRWTHIGDPTFDAYLAGELQRAVDILSGTGVRLSVATVPYSRRGERADGTLYPEDQPDRVDQWNALLRRTIGQRPNVSLLDLNKKLCPDGIYTAKVDGIQVRSDGVHLTPEGVKWLTPWLEESLR, encoded by the coding sequence ATCGTCGCCGGCGCGGCTCGACGGCCGCGATGGGTTGCCCCAGTCCCGGAGCTAGCGCACCACCGACCGGGCTCGGGCATCGCCGCGCTGGACGGGTTGCGCGCCGTAGCTGTCACTTTGGTGCTCCTCGAGCACGGCGGCGTGCCCGGCATGGGCGGCGGCTTCATCGGCGTGGACATCTTCTTCGTGCTCAGCGGTTTTTTGATCACGTCGCTGCTGCTTGACGAACTGGGACGCACCGGCCGTATCGGATTGTCCGGCTTCTGGATTCGCCGCGCCCGTCGGCTGCTGCCCGCGCTTGTGCTGATGGTGCTGACCGTGGGCATCGCCCGCGACCTGCTTCCACAGGAAGCTGTCGCCGGACTGCGCGGCGACGCGATCGCCGCCTTCGTGTGGCTGGCCAACTGGCGATTCGTCGCGCAGAAGACGGACTACTTCACCCAAGGCGCGACACCGTCGCCGCTGCAACACACATGGTCGCTGGGAGTCGAGGAGCAGTACTACTTCCTCTGGCCGCTCCTGCTGATAGCGGTGGCCGTGTTGCTGGCGGCATGGGCCAAGCACTACCGGCTGTGGGCGACGCTGGCCGGCGTCCGCTTCCTCGTGTTCCTGATAGCCGCGCTGGGCGCGGCCAGTTCGGCCGCCGCGGTCATGGTCGTGTCCTCAGAGGCCGCGCATGACCGAATTTATTTCGGTACCGATACCCGTGCGCCGGCATTGCTGGCCGGTGCCGCGGCGTCGGCGCTGCTGGTGCGCGACTGGTCGGCGCTGAATCGCGGTCGCTGCATGATCCGCAACCGGTGGGCCAAATGGGCCACTCGCGTTCTACCGGTCGTCGGCCTCGTGGCATTGGCGGCGGCCGCACACTTCGCGCGGGGCAGTGCGCAGGAATTCCGCCACGGGTTGCTGATCGCGGTAGCGCTCGCCGCCGCCGCAGTGATCGCCCCTGTGGCACTAAACCAGCGCGCAGTGTTGGCCCGGGTGCTGTCGTGCCCGCCTTTGGTGTGGCTGGGCACCATCTCCTACGGGATCTACCTGTGGCATTGGCCAGTGTTCTTGGCGCTCAACGGGGAGCGCACCGGATGGTCGGGCTGGCGATTGTTCGCCGTCCGCTGCGCTGTCACGGTTGGGGTGGCCGCCGTGTCGTGGTGGGTGGTCGAACAGCCGATTCGACGGTGGCGCCCGATGCGCGTACCGCTGTTGCCGCTGGCCGGCGCCACTGTCGGCAGCGCGGTCGCGGCGACGCTGCTGATTGTTCCGGTGGGTATGGGCCCGCGTGCCGGAGTCGACAGCAGCCTGCCGCCGGGTGTTTCTTCGGTTGCTGCTGTTTCGCCCTCGCCACCGGTAGTTCCCGTACATCCCGTCGGACAGCGAAACCCCAACCGGCCATTCACCGTATCGGTTTTCGGTGACTCGATCGCCTGGACGTTGATGCACTACCTTCCTTCGACGCCGGGCTTCCACTTCGTCGATCACACGGTCATCGGGTGCAGCTTGGTGCGCGGCGGACCCTATCGGTACCTGGGCCAAACCCTGGACCAGAAACCGGAATGCGAAAACTGGCCGAGCCGATGGTCCGCACAGATCGCCGCGGATCAGCCCGACGTCGCGCTGTTGATCATCGGGCGCTGGGAGACGGTCGACCGGGTCAACGAGGGACGGTGGACCCACATCGGTGACCCGACGTTCGACGCATACCTCGCCGGCGAATTGCAACGCGCGGTAGATATCCTCAGCGGCACCGGTGTTCGACTGTCGGTGGCCACCGTGCCCTACAGCAGGCGGGGCGAACGCGCGGACGGAACGCTCTACCCGGAAGACCAACCGGATCGCGTTGACCAATGGAACGCGTTGCTGCGCCGCACGATCGGACAGCGCCCGAACGTGTCGCTGCTGGACCTGAACAAGAAGCTGTGTCCTGACGGCATCTACACCGCCAAGGTCGACGGGATTCAAGTCCGCAGCGACGGTGTGCACCTCACGCCGGAAGGTGTGAAATGGCTGACGCCGTGGCTGGAAGAATCGCTGCGGTAG
- a CDS encoding NADP-dependent oxidoreductase has product MTSTKARAVRFDRYGGRDVLYVTDIDMPSPGRGEVLVEVHAAGINPGEAGIRQGAMHEIFPATFPSGEGSDLAGVVVAVGPDVSEFSVGDEVMGFSLRRSSHATHTVVPVGQLIRKPPQLSWEVAGSLYVVGVTAYAAVRAVAPQPGETVAVSAAAGGVGSLVVQLLVRQKARVLGIASRNSADWLQAHGVIPVEYGDGLADRLREAAPDGIDAFIDLFGPEYVQLAVDLGVAPQRIETIISFQKAAEVGAKTDGSMDASTPEVLAEMAELVASGAIDFDIAATYPLDQVADAFEQLEQRHTHGKIVLLPN; this is encoded by the coding sequence ATGACGTCGACAAAAGCGCGGGCGGTGCGTTTCGACCGCTACGGCGGGCGCGATGTGTTGTACGTGACCGACATCGACATGCCCTCCCCGGGCCGCGGGGAAGTGCTCGTCGAGGTTCATGCCGCCGGCATCAACCCCGGGGAGGCGGGGATCCGTCAGGGTGCCATGCACGAGATATTTCCGGCCACGTTTCCTTCTGGGGAGGGCAGCGACCTTGCCGGCGTCGTGGTCGCGGTGGGACCTGACGTGAGCGAGTTCTCGGTCGGTGATGAAGTGATGGGCTTCAGCTTGCGCCGGTCCAGCCACGCCACTCACACTGTCGTGCCGGTAGGACAGTTGATCCGTAAACCGCCCCAATTGAGTTGGGAGGTAGCGGGTTCCCTCTATGTCGTCGGCGTCACCGCTTACGCAGCCGTGCGCGCGGTGGCGCCGCAACCCGGTGAGACAGTGGCGGTTTCGGCGGCGGCCGGCGGGGTCGGCAGCCTCGTCGTGCAACTGTTGGTGCGCCAGAAAGCGCGAGTCCTGGGGATCGCGTCACGAAACAGCGCCGACTGGCTGCAAGCCCACGGCGTCATCCCGGTCGAATATGGCGACGGCCTCGCCGACCGGTTGCGGGAAGCCGCACCCGACGGTATCGACGCGTTCATCGACTTGTTCGGACCCGAATACGTGCAACTGGCGGTCGATCTAGGGGTGGCACCGCAACGCATCGAGACCATCATCTCGTTTCAAAAGGCTGCCGAAGTCGGCGCCAAAACCGACGGCAGCATGGACGCCTCGACGCCGGAAGTGCTCGCAGAAATGGCGGAGCTGGTCGCCTCGGGCGCCATCGATTTCGACATCGCCGCTACCTACCCGCTCGACCAGGTCGCCGACGCTTTCGAGCAGCTCGAGCAGCGGCACACTCACGGCAAAATCGTTCTGCTGCCCAACTGA
- a CDS encoding O-methyltransferase — MANTLQDPKVATALQRMYDETRDQMAQLRDKRDELRRLSSLSAQERADAMSDFYIPVTPDAGRLLYSLVRAARPATIVEFGMSFGISAIHLASAVRDNGSGRVITTELSATKIAAAKKTFADIGLDDLITVLEGDALSTLTSVDGPVNFLLLDGWKELYLPVIKLLEPQLSPGALIVADNTEMADTKPYLDHVRNTESGYVSVNFSAREADSMEISCRV, encoded by the coding sequence ATGGCCAACACACTGCAAGACCCCAAAGTCGCTACCGCCCTTCAGCGGATGTATGACGAAACGCGAGATCAGATGGCGCAGTTGCGCGACAAGCGCGACGAGTTGCGGCGGCTGTCCTCGCTGAGCGCGCAGGAACGCGCCGACGCGATGAGCGACTTCTACATCCCGGTCACGCCCGACGCCGGCCGGCTGCTGTATTCGCTGGTGCGAGCCGCTCGGCCGGCAACAATCGTCGAATTCGGCATGTCATTCGGGATTTCGGCCATCCACTTGGCGTCGGCGGTGCGCGACAATGGCAGCGGCCGTGTCATCACCACGGAACTCAGCGCCACCAAAATCGCGGCGGCCAAGAAGACGTTCGCCGACATCGGGCTGGACGATCTGATCACCGTGCTCGAAGGCGACGCATTGTCGACCCTGACGAGCGTGGACGGCCCCGTCAACTTCCTCTTGCTCGACGGGTGGAAGGAGCTGTATCTGCCGGTCATCAAGCTGCTCGAACCGCAGCTGTCGCCCGGCGCCCTGATCGTCGCGGACAACACGGAGATGGCCGACACGAAGCCTTACCTGGACCACGTGCGCAACACCGAAAGCGGCTATGTCAGCGTCAACTTCAGCGCCCGCGAAGCAGACAGCATGGAAATCAGCTGCCGCGTCTGA
- a CDS encoding L,D-transpeptidase: MRRALRHVFVVAGAALAAMAVSVSPSLAASAPPQAAPGIVSIQPANGELVGVAHPVIVTFSEPVIDRPAVERTIKIISPTHTTGRFNWVDDNTVQWMPDQYWPPHSTVKVQVHALTTGFETGDTVKAVASISAHTFTVSINGEVVRTMPASMGKPSRPTPMGSFTALSKERTVTFDSRTIGIPLSSPEGYLIQGQYAVRVTWSGVYVHSAPWSVDSQGYANVSHGCINLSPDNAAWYFDTVHIGDPIIVDA, translated from the coding sequence ATGCGAAGAGCGCTTCGACATGTATTTGTCGTGGCAGGGGCTGCGCTGGCGGCCATGGCGGTGTCGGTAAGCCCTAGCTTGGCAGCAAGTGCCCCGCCGCAGGCGGCTCCCGGCATCGTATCGATCCAGCCAGCGAACGGCGAGCTGGTCGGCGTCGCCCATCCGGTCATCGTCACCTTTAGCGAGCCCGTCATCGACCGGCCCGCCGTCGAGCGGACGATCAAGATCATTTCCCCGACCCACACGACCGGGCGATTCAACTGGGTCGACGACAACACGGTGCAGTGGATGCCAGACCAATACTGGCCGCCTCACAGCACGGTCAAAGTGCAGGTGCACGCATTGACCACCGGGTTCGAAACCGGCGACACGGTGAAGGCGGTGGCCAGTATCTCCGCACATACGTTCACCGTCAGCATCAACGGCGAGGTGGTCCGCACGATGCCGGCGTCGATGGGCAAGCCGAGCCGTCCGACACCGATGGGCTCGTTCACCGCCCTCTCCAAAGAGCGCACCGTCACCTTCGATTCGCGCACGATCGGCATCCCACTGAGTTCGCCTGAGGGCTATCTCATTCAAGGGCAGTACGCCGTGCGGGTGACTTGGAGCGGTGTCTACGTGCACTCGGCGCCATGGTCGGTCGACTCTCAGGGCTATGCGAACGTCAGCCACGGTTGCATCAACCTCAGCCCCGACAACGCTGCCTGGTATTTCGATACCGTGCACATCGGCGACCCGATCATCGTGGACGCCTGA
- a CDS encoding cysteine hydrolase family protein, which yields MSDPYTRPVPESAALVLIDVQRDFYAEDAPLPVAGTRDAIPQMAKLATAFRHKGLPIVHVVRLYRPDGANVDLVRRRSVEQGSRIATPGSTGSQIAPELLPNPVELDHEHLLTGGFQQIGPAEHVMYKPRWGAFYQTSLEEHLRGNGTDTLVFAGCNYPNCPRTSIYEASERDFRIVLVSDAISGLYDRGIDECRGIGVDVKDLAATLNWLGQ from the coding sequence ATGAGCGATCCCTACACCCGTCCCGTGCCCGAGTCGGCGGCGCTCGTTCTCATCGATGTCCAGCGCGACTTCTACGCCGAGGATGCTCCCCTGCCCGTGGCGGGCACACGCGACGCCATTCCTCAGATGGCCAAGCTCGCAACAGCGTTCCGCCACAAAGGCTTACCGATCGTCCACGTCGTCAGGCTGTACCGACCGGACGGTGCCAACGTGGACCTGGTGCGACGGCGCTCGGTCGAGCAAGGGTCACGGATCGCCACACCCGGCAGCACAGGCTCGCAGATCGCACCCGAGCTGTTGCCGAATCCCGTTGAGCTCGACCACGAACACTTGCTAACAGGTGGCTTCCAACAGATCGGGCCCGCCGAGCATGTGATGTACAAGCCGCGGTGGGGTGCCTTCTACCAGACCAGCCTCGAGGAGCACTTGCGCGGCAACGGGACCGACACGCTCGTCTTCGCCGGCTGCAATTATCCCAACTGCCCGCGCACGTCGATCTACGAGGCGTCCGAACGCGACTTTCGAATTGTCCTTGTTTCCGACGCCATTTCAGGCTTGTACGACCGCGGCATAGACGAGTGCCGCGGCATCGGCGTCGACGTCAAAGACCTAGCCGCGACCCTAAACTGGCTGGGCCAGTAA